The proteins below come from a single Methanolobus chelungpuianus genomic window:
- a CDS encoding lysylphosphatidylglycerol synthase transmembrane domain-containing protein: MNKLKKWLMISLLISLVSGLVVVVLTFDTGTIHGLLSIRIEYILAAAGIHALSYVVWGIRMRGLCRTLGYKVSVPRSVEIVTSSTLAAAVTPSSMGGEPIRIHLLHVDRIPLGKASAVVLGERLLDGIIILSLAPVSLYILRGFMEDPSMDAMLIAAAFFLLGILLLVLYAVWKPEATRKLTMFFVKRIAPFFGARTDARLEHIVAKVDSELENFHDSIFLFLKKEQRPGLLRGVFNTFLFWAVEFSMLYVILIGLNQYPDPLVVIASQILVLILMAIPATPGASGVAEFGATTIFSVFVSSSLLGITVVVWRALTFYMNLLVGGFVSFRILKDTEIIKKFLR; the protein is encoded by the coding sequence ATGAACAAGTTAAAGAAATGGCTTATGATATCCTTGCTCATAAGCCTTGTATCAGGTCTTGTTGTTGTAGTCCTTACCTTTGATACCGGTACGATCCATGGCCTGCTCAGCATAAGGATTGAATATATACTTGCAGCAGCCGGTATCCATGCCCTGTCATATGTGGTGTGGGGCATCCGCATGCGTGGCCTGTGCAGGACCCTTGGTTACAAGGTCAGCGTCCCAAGATCTGTCGAAATAGTCACCTCCAGCACTCTTGCAGCGGCTGTCACCCCTTCCTCTATGGGGGGGGAACCTATCAGGATACATCTCCTGCATGTGGACCGGATACCTCTCGGAAAAGCATCTGCTGTAGTGCTTGGCGAAAGGCTGCTGGATGGCATTATCATACTGTCCCTTGCTCCTGTTTCGCTCTATATTCTCAGGGGCTTCATGGAAGACCCGTCCATGGATGCTATGCTCATAGCAGCAGCGTTCTTCCTCCTGGGGATTTTGCTGCTGGTACTGTACGCGGTATGGAAGCCGGAGGCTACAAGGAAGCTGACGATGTTCTTTGTAAAAAGAATAGCACCGTTCTTTGGTGCCAGGACTGATGCCCGGCTTGAGCATATAGTGGCAAAGGTGGATTCCGAACTTGAGAATTTTCATGACAGCATTTTCCTCTTCCTGAAAAAAGAACAGAGGCCAGGTCTTTTGCGGGGAGTGTTCAACACTTTCCTTTTCTGGGCCGTGGAGTTCTCAATGCTCTATGTGATACTCATAGGCCTGAATCAGTATCCTGATCCTCTTGTGGTCATTGCTTCCCAGATACTTGTACTGATCCTGATGGCAATACCGGCAACACCTGGAGCCAGCGGAGTTGCAGAGTTCGGCGCAACGACCATATTCTCGGTATTTGTGAGCTCTTCGCTGCTGGGTATAACTGTGGTGGTGTGGAGGGCCCTAACATTCTACATGAATCTGTTAGTTGGCGGTTTTGTGAGCTTCAGGATACTCAAGGACACTGAAATAATAAAGAAGTTCCTGCGCTGA